The genomic DNA CAGTTAAAGGAGTATTTTTTGCGGCAGCGGCGCCGGTTTGACGTTCCTTTATCCATTGCCGGGACCGATTTTTGCCGGCGGGTATGGGAAGTGCTAAGTTCAATACCGTACGGTGAGGTACGGACATATGCCGATATTGCCGCGGCGATCGGCCAGCCCCAGGCTTGTCGGGCAGTTGGTCTGGCCAATTTTAAAAATCCTTTGCCCATATTTATACCGTGTCACCGGGTAGTGGGGAAAAATGGAGGGTTAGTTGGTTATAAGGGGGCACGTACCGATTTTAAGCGGTATTTGCTACAGCTTGAAAATGCGTTAACGCCGGAAAATGGGGGGGAAATGGGGATAAATTAGAGCTTGGACGGTGGAAGGCTGAAAGCTATGGGAATGCTTATTGCAATTAACGTTCCGACGGAATTTTCTCATCTGCCTTTCTGGTAGATGACGTGGGCTTGCAGAATGCAATAAAAAGGCGATTGAAGCGGGATGTCAAGCACACGGTTGACGAGATTAGAAAGCTGGCCGGCCAATGTCGAGGATGGGAAGCATATGCTACTTTTTATTTATGGCGAACGCTGTTTGGCGACTAATACCAAGCCCGTACGGTTAAGCCAATATCTTCTGCCTTTTGCCGGCAAAATGAGAAGGCCTCCGGTTTTGTCCGGAGGCCTAAATTGTCATTTCACCTTTTGTTGCTGATTATCCTCATACACTTTGCGTATATGGTCTTTGGTCCAGTGGCCGGTAGGCTCAAGCATATTTTTTTCCTGGGGGTTGTCAGAGGGGGATTCACGGCGGCAGTCGGTTTTATCCACGCAAATTTCATGGACAGGTCGGCGGTAAGGGCACATATTTGGGCACCTCCTGATTTTATGCTCGAGAATTTAGGGGCTTTCCGTCGCCGTATATAGGTGGAAAGGCTTTGGGGCGTTTGGCTAGCCGGTGGCGGTGTTTTACCGGACGCTGCCAAAAAAGCTGCCCATGGGAGGGCAGCTTTTTGGCGATTATTCGTAATCGTTGTTGGCGTCAGCTTTGGCCGTCAGTGTGCCGTATTCGGATTTACTGGCTTTTTGTTTGCCGGTAGCTTTGGTGTTAGTGGGTGAGGCGTTCGACGACGAATAGTCGGCATTAACGTCTTGCGTCGCCGTCAAGGTGCCGTACTTGGATTTGCTGGTTTGCAGTTTTTGTTTGTCCGCCATGTTCTTGGACGACCTCCTTTGTGATTTTGTTTGGGGTCCATTATTTATTTTCGTACAGAATGACGGACAAATACCTGGAAGTTTCAGCATAAATGTATTAATTATTATTCCAGTTCTTCCAATTTTTGCAGACCGCCGTTACGGCCTACGACAATGAGGACATCGCCGGCTTGAATTTTTTCCCCGGGATTAGGCGGGACGATAATTTGATCACCGCGCTTGATGGCTACGACGTTGGCGTCATATTTTTCCCGCAGCCGCGCTTCGGCCAATGTTTTACCCACCAGGCAGCGGGGCGCACTGGTCTCGATGAGGCTGAGGTCGGGCGACAGTTCGATATAATCAAGGACGTTGGTCGAGACAAGGTTGTGCGCTACCCGCTGTCCCATATCCCGTTCGGGATACACTACCCGGTCGGCCCCGATTTTTTCCAGCATTTTACCGTGCAGTTCATTGCGGGCCTTGGCGACAATGTATTTTACGCCCAAGTCTTTTAATAGCAGCGTGGTCAAGACATTGGCCTGGATATCTTCGCCAATGGCTACGACGACAACGTCAAAGTTGCGGATGCCCAGTGCCTTAAGCGAATTTTCGTCGGTTGTATCGGCGATGTAGGTATGAGTAACCTCGTCGGCAACTTGTTGGACCCGTTCCTCTTTGGTATCGATAGCCAGCACTTCATAACCCAGCCGGGAAAGCGTACGGGCAACACTGGTGCCGAAACGGCCAAGGCCAATAACGGCGAAACTTTTATTCCTTTTCATAATATAATACCTCTCTTGTCTGTAACGATATTAACCGATAATAACCCGGCCTTCCGGCAGCTGCAAAGCGCCTTTGCGCGCCCGCAGGGCGATAGCCAGGGCCAGCGTCACCGGCCCCACGCGACCGGCGAACATGGTGAGTATAAGCCAGAGTTTGCCGGCGACAGTCAGTGTCGGCGTGATACCTGTTGACAAGCCTACCGTACCGAAAGCGGAGACAACCTCGAACAACACGTTCAAAAACGGCGCCTGTTCAGTCACGGTTAGCGCCAACGTGACCAAAATGACAAGCAGCGCCGACAAAAAGACGACCGTGAAGGCTTTATAAACGGTAGCTACCGGAATGCGGCGCTGAAAAACTTCAACGTCATTTTTGCCGCTGATTTGGGCAGCGATGGCGAGAACCAATACGCCAAACGTTGACGTTTTAACCCCGCCACCGGTTGAGGCCGGTGAAGCACCGATAAACATTAAGATGATCAGGAAAAACAGGGTGCCGCTTTCCAGCTTACCGATATCGAGCGTGTTGTAGCCGGCGGTGCGGGGCGTCACGGACTGAAAGTAGCTGGCGAGAAGTTTGCCTTGCCAGTTTAGGCTGCCGAGGGTGGCGGGATTATTCCATTCCAGCAGGAAAATTACCGCCGCTCCGAAGATGATGAGAAAAGCGGACACGGATAGCACAAGCTTGGTATGGAGCGAAAACTTGTTGAAGCGGCGGTTGTCCCACACGTCGGCAATGACGGTGAAGCCGATGCCGCCAAGAATAATGAGCATGGTAATGACGATATTGACGGTTATATCATCCACATAACCGGTCAGACTGCGAAAGTCGCCGAACAGGTCAAAGCCGGCATTGCAAAAGGCGGAAATGGCGTGCCAGTATCCGTAGTAGATGCCTCGCGGACCATAATCGGCAAACCACCGGATGGCGAGAATGGTCCCGCCGATCAGTTCAATGATGAACGTGGTCTTCATGACATAGATCATCAGGCGCACCACGCCGGCCATTGTGAACTGGTTGAGTGCTTCCTGAATTATGAGCCGCTCGCGGAGCTGAATTTTCTTGCCGATCAGCAGCGCGATCAAGGTAGCCATGGACATGATGCCCAGGCCGCCGATCTGAATTAAACTGATAATGACCAGTTGCCCGAACAATGACCAGTGGCTACCGGTGTCCACCACCACCAGACCGGTAACACATACGGCGGAAGTGGCGGTAAAGAGAGCGTCAACGAACGGCGTGGGTTTACCGCTGGCCGACGCTAGGGGGGTGGTCAGCAGCAGGGCGCCGACGAAAATTAAGCCGGCAAACCCCAGCACCAGCACCTGGTAGGGGGTCAGCCGCCATTTCGCTATGTCTAGCAGGTCGTCGGTTCTTGGGTCAATACTCAAAATGATTCCTCCAACAAACATGGATTGGTGAATGGAAAAATAACTCATCATAACCGGGGTTCTATCCGCTCATTTTAATATTCCTCCATACTTTGTGAAATATAAAAAAGCCGGCGCGGACGAAGTGCTAACCCTCTGGCCTAGCGCCCCACGCACCGGCTTACAAACTCGCGGGACCAAAACCCCGTGGCTTGTCTCCAGACATGCTGCGACAATAGTCTTGACGGTTCTTTAGTTTATGCCTTAATATCCACGATATGCCCTGTCGAGCGGCCTGAGGCCAGGCGGGCAGAGACTAAAATGCAAGCAAAAAGAAAAACCGCAACGGTTATTTTACCGTAGCTAATTTGGCCTTGTAGTCTCGTGCAGCAGTCTAAATAGATTATAGCGCAACAATAGCAGAAAGAAAGTTCTGTTTTAACGGGCAAAGACACTGTTTTAGGTAGCGACGGGCGGAAAATGAAAAAAAAAACAGGCCCGTCGCTCCTTTTGACGCAATTCCTCACTCTTTAATCGTTTTCCATTTTCCGGTATAAGGGTTATAGTCGCAATCATTAGAGCAGGCGAGCCAACGTTTGGCGGTATCGCTTCCCTGGGCCAGCGGACGGCAATCGGTGCAGGCGTAGCGATATTCGCAGTCCTGGCACTTTTCCACCTGGTCTTTAGTGGTGCGCCAGCATTGCTGTAGTTTTTGACCTGCCAGGATGGTAGCCAGTGATTGGCGAAGAATATTGCCGCATATCTGGTCGCGCGCGAAAATGCAGGGGATGACGTCACCGGCGGCGGTAATGGCAATTTTACCGGCTAAACAAGAGTGATAACACTGGGCCCGGAAAAAGCTTTCCTCATCGGTGAAAAAGGGCGGTCTGACGGGAGGTTTTTGGTATTTGTCCGGCAGCAGCTTGCTATTGTCACCGCGGCCAGTGGGGCGAACGACGTCAGGCGGCGTTACTTCCACGCCTAATTCTTCGCATAGTTTCATAATGTTTTCGGCTTCTTCCTCATTGGCTTTCATAATAATGGAAGCGATGCGCAAAGGTACACCGGCGGCCAATAGTTTACGGACGGCGGCCATCGTCTGATTGAAGCTGCCGGGGTTTAAGGTGACGCGGTCATGGACGGCGGCATTGGCGGCGTAAATGGTCGTGGCAATACTGATTTGGTTGTCTTTAACAAACTTTACACAGTCGTCGTCAATGAGGGTGGCGTTCGTAAAAATTTCAATGATTTCATAGCCGTCCTGGCGGGCGCGCTGGGCTAACTCTTGCCATCGGGGGTAGAGCAGCGGCTCGCCGCCGATAAATTGAATGGCCGTGGCTCCGGCCTGCCTGGCTTCGGTAATAAGGGACAGCCAGCGGTCATGGGGCACGGCGTCGTAGTCGGCACAGGGGCCGCTGGTAGCGTAGCAGTGCAGGCAGCGGTTATTGCAGCTTGCGGTGAGTTCTAGCCAGAGAAATTCTAACTTGGGCGGCGCGACTTGCGGCGGTGCCGGACGCTCGGCCGGTTGGCTCAGGTAAAATGAGCCCAGACCCATGGCCGTTAGCTTGTCGAGAAATGCCAGCTGCGGCTTGTTTTCCGGCAAAGCGAGGTCGAGCAGATCTTCCAGGGCACTATTTTCACAGGCGAGGAGAAAATCGACGGCCCCTTTATTAATAGAATGCACCTTGCCGGTTTGCAGGTTGTAGATGGCGCCACGCTTGGCCCCGCGGACGAGGTAGCAGTGGGGATGAAGGCGATAATACAAAGAAATGTCCTCCTTTAGCGCATTTTTCTACATCATATGCGGCGGCGCCGGTAGGGGTGCGGCGAGAAAAAAGGCGCCGCTCGCGGCGCAGGAAGAAAGGGGAATATGAACAGGAGGAAAGGGGAATATGAAGTTTTATAGAGGAAGGCAGCCATAGCCCCAGTAATAGGGACGGCAGTCGTAACCTTGCAGAAGTGTAAAATAGGGTGAAGATTTAACACCGCGCAGGCAAAACGCCATTTTCACAGCAAAAAACATCCCGGCAATGACGCCGCGATGCCCTGATGGAATTTTATTTTACTTGGACGAAAACTGAAGGGGTTTGTCGAAATTTATTGAATAACTAAGGGAAGTGGTCCGAGGGGGACGTGACTTATGAACGTGTCTTTTGTTGTGGTCGATGACGATGTTAGTGTCCGCAAAATTATTCAGCACATAATTAACGAATATGAGCTGGGCAAAGTAGTGGCGGAATGCGGCGACGGAATTGCCGCGGAAAAAATTATCCGCGAGGAGCGGCCGCATATCGCCCTGGTGGATTTGCTGCTGCCTAAGCAGGACGGTGTCGAGCTGATAAGAAAGTTAGCGGCCGACCGGCTGGATACATCATTTATTATGATCTCTCAGGTTAACAGTGAACCCATGATTACCAGGGCGTATGAATGCGGCATTGAATTTTTTATTCATAAGCCCATCAACGTTCTCGAAGTTGTATCGGTCATTAACCGGGTAAAAGAAAGTCGCCGGCTAAGGCAGTTCGTTTCCATCATTCAGCAGACGGCTTCGCAATATTCGGTAGCTTTAAAGTCGGCGGAGCAGCCGAAAAACAACTTAAAGACCAATGTGTACCGGATATTTTCCGATATCGGGATTATTGGCGAAGCCGGCGCGAAAGATATTTACCAGATTGTCGAGCTGGTAGACGCTTGGTCGGAAGGAACGGCGAATTACTGTTACCAGTTAAGCGATGTCTATAGCCAGTTGTCGGCAAAAACACAGCAAGATGCCAAAACAATCGAGCAGCGGGTGCGGCGGGCGATCGCCAAGGCGCTGCAAAATTTGGCCAATCTCGGTATTGAAGATTACTATAATGAGAAATTCCAAAATTACAGTACGGTGTTATTTGACTTTAAAGAAGTGCGGCAGGAGATTAACTTTATTAACGGTAAAAGCACTTACCGGGGAAAAATTAACGTTAAAAAGTTTATCGAAGGCTTGATTTTTGCCGCTAATCTGAACTGATTGGCAAATGGCATACCGCATTCCAGGATAGTTTCGGTTGCTTGACGCCTGTGAGGTCACGCGTCAATTCCCACCTTTGGTTGGTATCTGCCGACAGCCCCGAAAGATGGTGAAAAGCATGCTCCCCGTCCTTGCACGCAATCAAGAACGCAACAAACTTTTGTTTAACGCTATCTTGCTGGTTACGCTTACCAGCATGGTATTCGTTTATCCTTTCGACAATCAGTTCCGGTTTACCTTGGGAGTAGCGGTGCTTTCCACCTTGCTGCTTTACTTTGCCCGACTGTCGGTGCTTACGACGGCGGTATTGAGCGGCATCGCCATTGTCATTTTACGGACGGCGGCCAACTTTGTTTTAGGTGATGACAGCTTTGAGGCGGTGGTCTTTAAAAATCTGCCTTCGCTGGCTTATTACCTGTCTTTCGGCATCTGTTTTCATGTTTTTCGGGTTCGAAAATGTATTGATAACTTGCCGGTCGCGATCTTGCTTATCAGTTTGGCAGACATAATTAGTAATTTGGTGGAGATTTATTTTCGTCCCTTGAACGTGGCCGGTAATGAAGCTATTCTTGCCAGTATTATTGCCGTGGCCGTTTTGCGCGCCATTGTTGCCGTTTATTGGTATGCGCTATTATGCCGGTATCATGCTTTCGTACTGGAAGAGGAACAGCGCGCCCGTTATGCCGAACTTACGATGATGATCGCCAAACTGCGGGCGGAAGTTTTTTATCTGAGAAAATCGTCGCAGGACATTGAGCAGGTAATGGAGCAAAGTTATTGGCTGTATAACCACCTGCAAAATAGCGGCGCCGCTCCTGCGGATCACGCCTCAAGCGCCGCCAAGGCGCTGGCGATCGCCCGAGATATCCACGAGATTAAAAAGGTGTATGTCAGGGTTATTGCGGGAATAGAGAAAATCCTTAAGTCTTCGACTACGGACAATGCCATGAAGCTGTCGGAAATCTTGTTCATCATTCAGCAGAATACGCAACGCTATTTGGCGGAAATGGGAAGCCCCATCTCCATTACCTTTGACTATAGTGAGGATTTTGTGACCGATAAGCACTACACAATTGTTTCGGTGCTGGACAATTTGATTATAAATGCCATCGAGGCCTGCGGCCAGACTGGCGCTATCAGGGTAGCGCAAACCAGTGCAGACGACCATATCGTGTTTAGGGTCGAAGATACGGGTTGCGGTATTCATCCCCAGAACTTTGCGCTCATTTTCAACCCCGGCTTTTCGACCAAATTTTCGCCCCGTACCGGTAAGATGTCTACCGGGTTGGGGCTTGCCCATGTGAAAAATTTGACGGAGGCATTGGGCGGTTCGATCAGTGTTAGTTCGCAGCCTGGCGCCGGTGCTGTCTTTGTCGTAACGGTACCGCGCAGTAGATTGGTTATTAACGAGGATTAGTTTTTGGCAGTGTAAGCCGTTAGCAACCTATCAAAAAAATTTTTAGCCTTTTTGTTGACAAATATCGTAATTGATACTATACTTAATTATGTCATCTTGATAATTACCTATGCGGAAGTAGCTCAGTGGTAGAGCATCGCCTTGCCAAGGCGAGGGTCGCGAGTTCGAATCTCGTTTTCCGCTCCACAAAAATCCCGGCAATAAAATGCCGGGATTTTTCCGTGTTGCTTGTGTTTGCTTGCCGATTATGGTATCATATTATGCATGGCATGGCTGAATTGATTGCATTTATACCAAATCCGGCAATACTAACAATGAAAAAGAAAAACCAGCAAATGCCGTATTTTTAAAAATGAGGAGGATTACATAAATGAAGGTAACAGCGGAGAGAATAGACAATCATAAGTTGGTTCTGGAAATGGAAGTACCCCAGGAAGAGGTTGCTAAAGCCTTCCAAAAAGCTTATCAAAAACTGGCTGCCCGGGTGAACATCCCTGGTTTCCGCAAAGGCAAGGCGCCGCGTAATATTTTGGAATTGCATGTGGGCAAAGACGTTTTAAAAGACGAGGCGTTTGACCTGCTGGCTAACAAGGCCTATTGGCAGGCCCTGGACGAACAAAAGGCCGAGCCGGTAACCCGGCCGGAGATTGAAATCCTTACTTTTGAAGAAGGTAAACCCCTCCGGTTCAAGGCGACGGTAGTTACAAAACCAGACGTAACGCTCGGCGAATACAAAGGGCTAAAGGTTGCTAAACTGGTGGCGGAAGTGACGGCCGAAGACGTGCAAAAACAATTGGAAAATTTGCGCATCCGTCATGCCAAGATGGTGGTCGTAGAGGATGCCGTTTTACAAAAAGGCGATTTCGCGATTATTGATTTTGAAGGCTTCATTGACGGCAAACCGTTTAAGGGCGGCGATGCCAAGGGCTATCCGCTGGAGGTTGGTTCCGGCAGCTTCATTCCCGGCTTCGAAGACCAACTGCTCGGCGCTAAAGCCGGCGAAGAGCGCGAGGTCAACGTTGTTTTCCCCGAAGATTATTTCGTGCCCGAATTAGCCGGCAAAGCGTCTACTTTCAAGGTTAAAATCCACGACATCAAGCGTAAGGAACTGCCTGAGCTGGATGACGACTTTGCTAAGGATGTCAGCGAGTTTGACACGCTGGAGGAATTAAAGGCCGATATCGAGAATAAATTAAAAGAGGCCGCAGCCGAGCGGGCTGAGCGGGAATTCCGCAGCCAAGCCATCAAGCTGGCCGTAGACAATGCTACGGTAGATATTCCGGAAGTTATGATCGAACAGCGCATTGACGATATGGTCAGCGATTTGGATATTAATCTCCAGAACCGCGGCATGAAACTTGACGATTACCTCAAGGCCACCAAAATGGATATGGCCGGCCTGCGGCAGAATTATCGCGAAGCGGCTGCATATAGCGTTAAAACCGACCTGGTACTGGAGGCAATTGCCAAAGCCGAGGGGATCGAGGTCAGTGACGAAGATATGCAGGCCGAAGTTGTTGCGATGGCGCGAAGCTATGGCGCGTCGGTCGAAGACGTGGCGAAAATCATCCGTGAACAGGGACGCGTAAATGCCCTTTATGAAACGGTGAAACGCAAGAAAGCGGCCAAGTTGATCGTCGACAGCGCTGTAGCCGAATAAGACCCAATTTGATTTCGAGGTGGTTTTCATGACATTTGTGCCGATCGTTGTTGAGCAGTCTAACCGTGGGGAACGGGCCTACGACATCTATTCCCGCCTGTTAAAAGACCGCATTGTCTTCATTGGCGGGCCTATTGACGACCATCTGGCTAATCTGGTTATTGCCCAGCTTTTGTTTTTAGAGTCCGAAGATCCGGACAAAGACATTCATCTTTATATTAATAGCCCGGGCGGAGTGGTTACCGCCGGTTTGGCCATCTATGACACAATGCAGTATATCAAACCCGACGTGTCTACCATTTGCCTTGGCTCGGCGGCCAGCATGGCGGCGGTATTGCTTGCGGCCGGCGCTCCCGGCAAGCGTTATGCCTTACCTTACGCGCGCGTCATGATACACCAACCGTTGGGCGGTGCGCAGGGCCAAGCCACCGACATTCAGATCCAGGCCCGGGAAATCCTGCGCTTGCGGGAAATCCTCAATGATATTCTGGCGCGCCATACCGGAAAACCTTTAGAACGGATCCAACACGACACGGAGCGCGACTATTTTATGTCCAGTGAAGAAGCAAAGGAATATGGCATAATTGATGCCGTCGTGGTTCGGGGTGAGCAGCGCAAAGACGGCCGGACTGCCAGATAGAGAGGT from Sporolituus thermophilus DSM 23256 includes the following:
- the clpP gene encoding ATP-dependent Clp endopeptidase proteolytic subunit ClpP: MTFVPIVVEQSNRGERAYDIYSRLLKDRIVFIGGPIDDHLANLVIAQLLFLESEDPDKDIHLYINSPGGVVTAGLAIYDTMQYIKPDVSTICLGSAASMAAVLLAAGAPGKRYALPYARVMIHQPLGGAQGQATDIQIQAREILRLREILNDILARHTGKPLERIQHDTERDYFMSSEEAKEYGIIDAVVVRGEQRKDGRTAR
- a CDS encoding TrkH family potassium uptake protein, giving the protein MSIDPRTDDLLDIAKWRLTPYQVLVLGFAGLIFVGALLLTTPLASASGKPTPFVDALFTATSAVCVTGLVVVDTGSHWSLFGQLVIISLIQIGGLGIMSMATLIALLIGKKIQLRERLIIQEALNQFTMAGVVRLMIYVMKTTFIIELIGGTILAIRWFADYGPRGIYYGYWHAISAFCNAGFDLFGDFRSLTGYVDDITVNIVITMLIILGGIGFTVIADVWDNRRFNKFSLHTKLVLSVSAFLIIFGAAVIFLLEWNNPATLGSLNWQGKLLASYFQSVTPRTAGYNTLDIGKLESGTLFFLIILMFIGASPASTGGGVKTSTFGVLVLAIAAQISGKNDVEVFQRRIPVATVYKAFTVVFLSALLVILVTLALTVTEQAPFLNVLFEVVSAFGTVGLSTGITPTLTVAGKLWLILTMFAGRVGPVTLALAIALRARKGALQLPEGRVIIG
- a CDS encoding response regulator; the encoded protein is MNVSFVVVDDDVSVRKIIQHIINEYELGKVVAECGDGIAAEKIIREERPHIALVDLLLPKQDGVELIRKLAADRLDTSFIMISQVNSEPMITRAYECGIEFFIHKPINVLEVVSVINRVKESRRLRQFVSIIQQTASQYSVALKSAEQPKNNLKTNVYRIFSDIGIIGEAGAKDIYQIVELVDAWSEGTANYCYQLSDVYSQLSAKTQQDAKTIEQRVRRAIAKALQNLANLGIEDYYNEKFQNYSTVLFDFKEVRQEINFINGKSTYRGKINVKKFIEGLIFAANLN
- a CDS encoding ATP-binding protein, whose amino-acid sequence is MLPVLARNQERNKLLFNAILLVTLTSMVFVYPFDNQFRFTLGVAVLSTLLLYFARLSVLTTAVLSGIAIVILRTAANFVLGDDSFEAVVFKNLPSLAYYLSFGICFHVFRVRKCIDNLPVAILLISLADIISNLVEIYFRPLNVAGNEAILASIIAVAVLRAIVAVYWYALLCRYHAFVLEEEQRARYAELTMMIAKLRAEVFYLRKSSQDIEQVMEQSYWLYNHLQNSGAAPADHASSAAKALAIARDIHEIKKVYVRVIAGIEKILKSSTTDNAMKLSEILFIIQQNTQRYLAEMGSPISITFDYSEDFVTDKHYTIVSVLDNLIINAIEACGQTGAIRVAQTSADDHIVFRVEDTGCGIHPQNFALIFNPGFSTKFSPRTGKMSTGLGLAHVKNLTEALGGSISVSSQPGAGAVFVVTVPRSRLVINED
- a CDS encoding potassium channel family protein, whose protein sequence is MKRNKSFAVIGLGRFGTSVARTLSRLGYEVLAIDTKEERVQQVADEVTHTYIADTTDENSLKALGIRNFDVVVVAIGEDIQANVLTTLLLKDLGVKYIVAKARNELHGKMLEKIGADRVVYPERDMGQRVAHNLVSTNVLDYIELSPDLSLIETSAPRCLVGKTLAEARLREKYDANVVAIKRGDQIIVPPNPGEKIQAGDVLIVVGRNGGLQKLEELE
- the tig gene encoding trigger factor yields the protein MKVTAERIDNHKLVLEMEVPQEEVAKAFQKAYQKLAARVNIPGFRKGKAPRNILELHVGKDVLKDEAFDLLANKAYWQALDEQKAEPVTRPEIEILTFEEGKPLRFKATVVTKPDVTLGEYKGLKVAKLVAEVTAEDVQKQLENLRIRHAKMVVVEDAVLQKGDFAIIDFEGFIDGKPFKGGDAKGYPLEVGSGSFIPGFEDQLLGAKAGEEREVNVVFPEDYFVPELAGKASTFKVKIHDIKRKELPELDDDFAKDVSEFDTLEELKADIENKLKEAAAERAEREFRSQAIKLAVDNATVDIPEVMIEQRIDDMVSDLDINLQNRGMKLDDYLKATKMDMAGLRQNYREAAAYSVKTDLVLEAIAKAEGIEVSDEDMQAEVVAMARSYGASVEDVAKIIREQGRVNALYETVKRKKAAKLIVDSAVAE
- a CDS encoding radical SAM/SPASM domain-containing protein, whose product is MYYRLHPHCYLVRGAKRGAIYNLQTGKVHSINKGAVDFLLACENSALEDLLDLALPENKPQLAFLDKLTAMGLGSFYLSQPAERPAPPQVAPPKLEFLWLELTASCNNRCLHCYATSGPCADYDAVPHDRWLSLITEARQAGATAIQFIGGEPLLYPRWQELAQRARQDGYEIIEIFTNATLIDDDCVKFVKDNQISIATTIYAANAAVHDRVTLNPGSFNQTMAAVRKLLAAGVPLRIASIIMKANEEEAENIMKLCEELGVEVTPPDVVRPTGRGDNSKLLPDKYQKPPVRPPFFTDEESFFRAQCYHSCLAGKIAITAAGDVIPCIFARDQICGNILRQSLATILAGQKLQQCWRTTKDQVEKCQDCEYRYACTDCRPLAQGSDTAKRWLACSNDCDYNPYTGKWKTIKE
- a CDS encoding methylated-DNA--[protein]-cysteine S-methyltransferase encodes the protein MIVYDAVQTPLGPVYVAVDDIGVCKVAIDSRDWQEYIGSTGCQRDSARCDFAIRQLKEYFLRQRRRFDVPLSIAGTDFCRRVWEVLSSIPYGEVRTYADIAAAIGQPQACRAVGLANFKNPLPIFIPCHRVVGKNGGLVGYKGARTDFKRYLLQLENALTPENGGEMGIN